From a region of the Butyrivibrio sp. AE3004 genome:
- a CDS encoding ABC transporter substrate-binding protein, whose translation MKKNLQKVMSLLCVSALSLSMLAGCGDGSNSGTTTEAPAATEETSTTEEAPAAEEKTEEAAEETTEEAAEEETTEEATEDTAAADGESTPRNETLYEAGQQWGTINDWNPMSANSNNGLALSANESARELVYETLFMFNALDGKLYPLLGSEYEWNDDQTELTVKLNTDAKWSDGSAFTAEDVAYTYDTHVKYQSSQGADFSTYIDSVEAVDDATVLIKAKVEGGKAINPLKVTSMLNTMYMMQKAYLQTVEERNGEDADKVKQDTMEDLVHTGPYAPYISNDQKAVLQRDDNYWGQASSMWGKLPVPKYIAHTIYKDNAAGQVALSQGEVDVCQQFITDVQNLWLEDQLPISTWLDDAPYGACEVMPSMFFNTEREGLDQKEVRRAIAMAVDYEQIIASAMSGQSPTFDEYPRSVVGPTDGERKYVDFDAIADLQWKNADVDGANALLDEAGIKDTDGDGIREYNGKNLSFKAECPTGWSDWNASMEIVAAAGEKIGIDIQTYFPEASSFYDDMTTCNFDICMWSTPGAGVMNPYSKGMFYFSEEYAKLASNWSGNFGHYMNDDAEKILEALPAETDEAKLKEYYTELSRILLDECPAVALMYRPTLFYAVNESVWTNYPAADDGRNIPPTDCTDGYGIAALYELELVE comes from the coding sequence ATGAAAAAGAACTTACAGAAGGTAATGTCACTTCTGTGCGTATCCGCATTATCACTTTCCATGCTTGCAGGATGTGGCGACGGATCAAACAGTGGTACAACAACAGAGGCTCCGGCAGCAACAGAGGAAACTTCTACAACAGAAGAAGCTCCTGCAGCTGAGGAGAAAACAGAAGAAGCAGCTGAAGAAACTACAGAAGAGGCTGCTGAAGAAGAGACAACTGAGGAAGCAACTGAAGATACAGCTGCTGCAGACGGTGAATCAACACCCAGAAACGAGACTCTTTACGAGGCTGGTCAGCAGTGGGGAACAATCAATGACTGGAATCCTATGTCAGCAAACTCAAACAACGGTCTTGCACTTTCAGCTAATGAATCTGCCCGTGAACTTGTTTATGAGACACTTTTCATGTTCAACGCTCTTGACGGTAAGCTCTATCCCCTTCTTGGATCAGAGTACGAATGGAATGATGATCAGACAGAACTTACAGTAAAGCTTAATACTGACGCAAAGTGGAGCGATGGTTCTGCTTTTACAGCTGAAGATGTAGCGTACACATATGATACACATGTTAAGTATCAGTCTTCACAGGGTGCTGACTTCTCTACATACATCGATTCAGTAGAAGCTGTAGATGATGCAACAGTACTTATCAAGGCTAAGGTTGAAGGCGGCAAGGCTATTAACCCTCTTAAGGTTACATCAATGCTGAACACAATGTACATGATGCAGAAAGCTTATCTGCAGACTGTAGAAGAGAGAAACGGCGAGGATGCTGATAAGGTTAAGCAGGATACAATGGAAGATCTTGTACATACAGGTCCTTATGCTCCTTATATCTCTAACGATCAGAAGGCTGTTCTTCAGAGAGATGATAATTATTGGGGACAGGCATCTTCAATGTGGGGCAAACTTCCAGTTCCGAAGTATATCGCTCATACAATTTATAAGGACAATGCAGCCGGACAGGTTGCTCTTTCACAGGGCGAAGTTGACGTATGTCAGCAGTTCATCACAGATGTTCAGAACCTTTGGTTAGAGGATCAGCTTCCGATTTCCACATGGCTCGATGATGCACCTTATGGCGCATGCGAAGTAATGCCTTCAATGTTCTTCAACACAGAGAGAGAAGGACTTGACCAGAAAGAAGTTCGTCGTGCAATTGCTATGGCAGTTGACTATGAGCAGATCATTGCATCCGCTATGTCAGGCCAGTCACCTACATTTGACGAGTATCCGAGATCAGTTGTAGGACCTACAGACGGCGAGAGAAAATATGTAGATTTCGATGCTATTGCAGATCTTCAGTGGAAGAACGCAGACGTTGACGGCGCTAATGCACTTCTTGACGAAGCAGGTATCAAGGATACTGATGGAGATGGAATCCGTGAGTACAACGGCAAGAACCTTTCCTTCAAGGCTGAGTGCCCTACAGGATGGTCAGACTGGAACGCTTCAATGGAAATCGTTGCAGCAGCAGGTGAGAAGATTGGTATTGATATCCAGACATACTTCCCTGAAGCTTCTTCATTCTATGATGATATGACAACCTGCAACTTCGATATCTGCATGTGGTCAACACCCGGCGCAGGTGTTATGAACCCTTACTCAAAGGGAATGTTCTACTTCTCAGAAGAGTATGCAAAGCTTGCATCTAACTGGAGTGGTAACTTTGGTCACTACATGAACGATGACGCTGAGAAGATCCTCGAAGCTTTACCGGCTGAGACAGACGAAGCTAAGCTTAAAGAGTACTACACAGAGCTTTCAAGAATCCTTCTTGATGAGTGCCCTGCAGTTGCTCTTATGTATCGTCCTACACTGTTCTACGCAGTTAACGAGTCTGTATGGACAAACTATCCTGCAGCTGATGACGGAAGAAATATTCCTCCGACAGACTGCACAGATGGTTATGGTATTGCAGCTCTTTACGAGCTTGAGCTTGTTGAATAA
- a CDS encoding ABC transporter permease gives MKGYKKYYGQKLFWYFLTLIFAVILNFILPRLMPGNPVSAIASKAVSGMTDSTAIQKVLNDYATKFGINEPMYKQFFMWLGNALKGDFGVSFSQYPRPVSDIIANAVWWTVCLQLPAIIVGWILGNILGAIAAYIKGAFDKVILPIFLFIGNIPAFGMATVLLYLFAIKLKIAPSSGGYGYDLIPNMSWTFMKSIIAHYQLPFWSIVLITIGGQAIGMRSMSIYELNADYVKYSRFLGIKDSKIVGYVFRNAMLPQITGLALSLGTMMGGALVAEMVFSYPGLGMTLLSAVNGQDYPLLSACTLIITIMVLIANLAVELLYGVIDPRVKANQQD, from the coding sequence TTGAAAGGCTATAAAAAATATTACGGTCAGAAACTGTTCTGGTATTTTCTGACTCTGATCTTTGCCGTAATCCTCAACTTCATTCTGCCGCGTCTGATGCCAGGAAATCCTGTTTCCGCTATAGCATCAAAGGCAGTAAGTGGTATGACGGATTCAACGGCTATCCAGAAGGTTTTAAATGATTATGCTACAAAATTCGGTATCAATGAGCCGATGTACAAACAGTTCTTCATGTGGCTTGGAAACGCGCTTAAGGGTGACTTCGGTGTTTCCTTCAGCCAGTATCCCAGACCTGTTTCCGATATAATCGCAAATGCTGTATGGTGGACAGTTTGCTTACAGCTTCCCGCAATTATTGTTGGATGGATCCTCGGAAACATTCTCGGAGCGATTGCCGCTTATATCAAAGGTGCTTTTGATAAGGTAATCCTTCCTATCTTCCTCTTTATTGGAAATATCCCGGCATTCGGTATGGCAACAGTTCTTCTTTATCTGTTTGCAATTAAACTTAAGATTGCTCCTTCCTCAGGTGGTTACGGATATGATCTTATCCCGAATATGAGCTGGACATTTATGAAATCGATTATCGCGCACTACCAGCTTCCTTTCTGGTCAATCGTTCTTATCACGATCGGCGGTCAGGCGATCGGTATGCGATCAATGTCAATATATGAGTTAAATGCGGATTACGTAAAATACTCAAGATTCCTTGGTATCAAGGACAGTAAGATTGTAGGCTATGTGTTCAGAAACGCGATGCTTCCTCAGATCACAGGTCTTGCACTTTCACTCGGAACAATGATGGGTGGTGCTCTTGTTGCAGAGATGGTATTCTCCTATCCCGGACTTGGCATGACACTTCTTTCAGCTGTAAACGGTCAGGATTATCCGCTGCTTTCAGCTTGTACACTAATCATCACAATCATGGTACTTATCGCCAACCTTGCGGTCGAACTCCTCTACGGTGTTATCGATCCTCGAGTTAAGGCTAACCAGCAGGATTAA
- a CDS encoding ABC transporter ATP-binding protein has translation MGKVMLEVKNLKTKYITRFHEDVYAVDGVSLKVEEGKSLGIAGESGCGKSTLALSLMGYYFAPLHYISGDIIVDGQTISNMKPDDVRRKILGNEIAYIPQAAMNALNPTQKIIRFIEDVIHAHGIKMTKKEIYDMARERFAELGLPEEVLEKHAVELSGGMKQRTVIAISTILSPKVLIADEPSSALDVTSQKMVIRMMRQLMEKGYIKSMIFITHELPLLYNVTDDIAVMYAGQFVELGTAKEMVFDPIHPYAKGLMGSIIVPEEGMKAHNLTALPGTPPNLKNPPKGCRFAPRCKYAVPTCTAMAPDEKEFENGRCYRCLMSVRKLREVYSNGNESKPEPETEFD, from the coding sequence ATGGGAAAAGTAATGCTTGAGGTAAAAAACCTCAAAACTAAATATATAACCAGATTCCATGAGGATGTGTATGCGGTTGATGGTGTTTCTCTTAAGGTAGAAGAGGGTAAATCACTTGGTATTGCCGGAGAATCCGGATGTGGTAAATCAACACTTGCACTTTCTCTTATGGGATATTATTTCGCACCGCTTCATTATATAAGCGGAGATATAATCGTAGACGGTCAGACAATTTCTAATATGAAGCCGGATGATGTGCGTAGAAAGATTCTTGGTAACGAGATCGCATACATTCCTCAGGCTGCTATGAATGCTCTGAACCCTACACAGAAGATCATCCGTTTCATTGAGGATGTTATCCATGCTCACGGAATCAAGATGACCAAAAAGGAAATCTACGATATGGCAAGAGAGCGTTTCGCAGAGCTCGGTCTTCCGGAGGAAGTTCTTGAAAAGCATGCGGTTGAGCTTTCAGGTGGTATGAAACAGCGTACCGTTATTGCTATATCCACGATCCTTTCACCTAAGGTACTTATTGCGGATGAGCCTTCATCAGCTCTTGACGTTACATCTCAGAAGATGGTTATCAGAATGATGAGACAGCTTATGGAAAAGGGCTACATCAAGTCCATGATTTTCATCACACATGAGCTTCCTCTTCTGTACAACGTAACGGATGACATAGCAGTAATGTATGCAGGTCAGTTCGTAGAACTGGGAACAGCAAAGGAGATGGTATTCGACCCGATTCATCCTTATGCTAAGGGTCTTATGGGATCAATCATCGTTCCTGAGGAAGGTATGAAGGCACACAATCTTACAGCACTGCCCGGAACACCTCCGAACCTTAAGAATCCTCCGAAGGGATGCAGATTTGCACCCAGATGTAAATATGCGGTTCCTACATGTACCGCTATGGCACCGGATGAAAAGGAATTTGAAAACGGCAGATGCTATCGCTGCCTGATGTCAGTAAGAAAACTTAGGGAGGTATATTCAAATGGCAACGAATCAAAACCAGAGCCAGAAACAGAATTCGACTGA
- a CDS encoding ABC transporter permease, with translation MKNTIKQVFHSGKFLLGFFIFMFILLTVLIYPIFVTADPLQMIGQGNFFKPGTYVSVEEAALEKTYTLQVPKQFSKLEMVLDVDTRASIQDFLIKQAGVAESEIDVTNAESLVEQWKANYDPNTKYKGLTTAKRKALRRLDSQITAAMKDSGVIIAEKDEEGNLQQSKVIKDTDYINMKDVSTKTFLLGTDNFGRDVLTELVAATKSSLKIGLLAGLIATAIGLLLGLLAGYMGGLADNIIIFITNLFTVIPSFVILILISYSVGDKARGIAMVGIIIGITSWPWTTRSVRSQVISLRNRDHVNLSKLSGHSMFRIIFTDILPYIASYVVMAMILQISSGILAEAQLSMIGLGPATTKTATLGLMMQWAMQYSAHLNGSWWAYFPVVILIALISFSLNLMNTGMDQVFNPQLRD, from the coding sequence ATGAAAAATACAATAAAACAAGTTTTCCATTCCGGAAAATTCCTGTTAGGCTTCTTTATATTTATGTTCATACTGCTTACAGTTCTGATCTATCCAATATTTGTAACTGCTGATCCGCTGCAGATGATAGGTCAGGGTAACTTCTTTAAACCGGGTACCTACGTATCGGTTGAGGAGGCAGCACTTGAAAAAACCTATACATTGCAGGTACCAAAGCAGTTTTCAAAGCTTGAGATGGTACTCGATGTAGACACAAGAGCAAGTATTCAGGATTTCCTTATCAAGCAGGCAGGCGTTGCAGAGTCGGAAATTGATGTAACAAATGCTGAGTCACTTGTAGAACAGTGGAAAGCAAATTATGACCCGAATACAAAGTATAAGGGACTTACAACAGCTAAGAGAAAAGCACTCAGAAGATTAGACAGCCAGATTACAGCTGCAATGAAGGATTCGGGTGTCATCATAGCTGAAAAGGATGAAGAGGGTAATCTTCAGCAGAGCAAGGTTATTAAGGATACAGATTATATAAATATGAAGGATGTATCCACAAAGACCTTCCTGCTCGGAACAGATAACTTTGGTCGTGACGTTCTTACAGAGCTTGTTGCAGCTACAAAGTCTTCCTTAAAGATTGGTCTTCTCGCAGGACTTATCGCTACTGCAATTGGTCTTTTACTTGGACTTCTTGCAGGATATATGGGCGGACTTGCTGATAATATTATCATTTTCATCACAAACCTGTTTACGGTTATTCCTTCCTTCGTAATCCTGATCCTCATTTCCTATTCAGTAGGTGATAAGGCAAGAGGTATTGCAATGGTTGGTATAATCATCGGTATTACATCATGGCCCTGGACAACACGTTCAGTTCGTTCACAGGTAATATCACTTAGAAACCGCGATCACGTTAACCTGTCAAAGCTTTCAGGTCACAGCATGTTCAGGATCATCTTTACAGATATCCTTCCTTACATTGCATCCTATGTTGTTATGGCTATGATCCTTCAGATTTCCTCAGGAATTCTTGCAGAAGCACAGCTCTCAATGATAGGACTTGGACCTGCAACAACAAAGACAGCTACACTGGGACTTATGATGCAGTGGGCAATGCAGTACTCAGCACACTTAAACGGCTCATGGTGGGCATACTTCCCGGTAGTAATTTTGATAGCTCTGATTTCATTCTCACTTAACCTTATGAACACCGGAATGGATCAGGTATTCAACCCGCAGCTTCGTGATTGA